One segment of Anatilimnocola aggregata DNA contains the following:
- a CDS encoding 6-phosphofructokinase — translation MTDKNSPQGSLSAPTRRETTFKRVAILFAGGPAPAANAVISTAANSFMRAGIEVYGIMYGYSGLVEYTPEKPLEADKHYKLLTPQMLKRSRNSQGILIGTARANPGKLISAPAHLEDPQLSAPLRRVYDGLCSLGVDALISIGGDDTLKTANKFKMYQDRLPASAKRIPVVHLPKTIDNDYMGIDFTFGYFTAVETLASEIRNLLADAEASKSYFLTETMGRSAGWLSYGAAIAGEASLVISVEDIIGSYRLKETVVNQKTGESEAREIMDVDRVVARIVKTMIAREEENKQFGVIVMAEGLAELLPQKYLEGIPRDEHNHISISHVNLGRMFSKLVTEAFKKQTGRSRKVTGLQLGYESRCARPHAFDVMLGSQLGVGAYRALVEEKKNGVMVSVIGQLQLHYVPFEKLIDPESLVTVVRYIETSSDFHRLARFLETYVDE, via the coding sequence ATGACCGACAAAAACTCTCCCCAAGGTTCTTTATCCGCGCCAACGCGCCGCGAAACAACCTTTAAGCGTGTGGCGATTCTTTTTGCCGGCGGTCCCGCACCAGCTGCGAATGCAGTGATCTCGACCGCAGCTAACTCGTTTATGCGAGCGGGAATCGAAGTTTACGGCATTATGTACGGTTATTCGGGACTTGTTGAATACACTCCTGAGAAGCCTCTTGAAGCCGACAAGCACTACAAACTGCTGACACCCCAAATGCTCAAGCGGAGTAGGAATTCGCAGGGCATCCTGATTGGCACCGCACGGGCCAATCCCGGCAAACTGATTTCAGCTCCCGCGCATCTTGAGGATCCGCAGTTGAGCGCTCCGCTCCGCCGTGTTTACGACGGGCTCTGTTCATTAGGTGTTGACGCGCTGATTTCAATTGGTGGCGACGACACGCTGAAAACGGCGAACAAATTCAAAATGTATCAGGATCGCCTGCCGGCCAGTGCCAAGCGAATTCCCGTGGTGCATTTGCCTAAGACCATCGACAATGACTACATGGGAATCGACTTCACGTTTGGTTACTTCACGGCTGTCGAAACGCTGGCATCAGAAATTCGCAACCTGCTCGCCGATGCAGAAGCATCGAAGTCGTACTTCCTTACGGAGACGATGGGGCGCAGCGCTGGCTGGTTGTCCTACGGTGCGGCGATCGCCGGCGAAGCGAGCCTGGTGATCAGCGTCGAGGACATCATCGGCAGCTATCGATTGAAGGAGACTGTCGTCAATCAAAAAACGGGCGAGTCCGAAGCTCGCGAGATCATGGATGTCGATCGCGTGGTGGCGCGAATCGTGAAGACGATGATCGCCCGAGAAGAAGAGAACAAGCAGTTTGGCGTGATTGTGATGGCCGAAGGATTGGCGGAATTGCTGCCCCAAAAGTACTTGGAAGGCATTCCACGCGATGAGCACAATCATATCTCGATATCGCATGTCAACCTGGGTCGAATGTTTTCGAAGCTTGTTACCGAAGCGTTTAAAAAGCAAACCGGCCGGAGTCGCAAAGTCACCGGTTTGCAACTCGGTTACGAGTCTCGCTGTGCCCGTCCGCATGCCTTCGATGTGATGCTCGGCAGCCAACTGGGTGTCGGTGCCTATCGGGCACTTGTCGAAGAGAAGAAGAACGGAGTGATGGTCTCGGTAATCGGCCAACTCCAACTGCACTACGTCCCGTTCGAAAAACTGATCGATCCCGAATCTCTCGTCACTGTTGTCCGGTACATTGAAACCAGCAGCGACTTCCATCGCCTGGCGAGATTCTTGGAAACGTACGTCGATGAATAG
- the hisB gene encoding imidazoleglycerol-phosphate dehydratase HisB, whose amino-acid sequence MARTASLDRETRETKIHLELNLDGTGQVKLNTGVGFFDHMLELLARHGSLDLTVEAKGDLHVDAHHTVEDVGICLGQAIKTALGDKKGIRRYGHFTLPMEETLCTTAIDLSGRYFLVFQAPMPSPKIGDFDSELVEDFWQAVAANALCNLHVLIHYGRNTHHISEAIFKSAARALRMAVEADPRQPGIPSTKGSLLG is encoded by the coding sequence ATGGCTCGCACTGCGTCCCTCGATCGCGAAACCCGCGAAACGAAGATCCACCTCGAACTCAACCTCGACGGCACCGGCCAGGTGAAACTGAACACCGGTGTCGGTTTTTTCGATCACATGCTCGAATTGCTGGCCCGGCACGGTTCGCTCGATCTGACCGTTGAAGCCAAAGGGGACCTGCATGTCGACGCTCACCACACCGTCGAGGACGTGGGCATTTGCCTAGGCCAGGCAATCAAGACCGCCCTTGGCGACAAGAAGGGCATTCGCCGCTACGGGCACTTCACCCTGCCGATGGAAGAAACGCTCTGCACGACCGCGATCGATCTGTCGGGCCGATATTTCCTCGTCTTTCAAGCTCCGATGCCCAGTCCGAAGATCGGCGACTTCGATAGTGAGCTAGTCGAGGACTTCTGGCAGGCTGTCGCAGCCAACGCACTTTGCAATCTGCACGTGCTGATTCACTACGGCCGCAATACCCACCACATCAGCGAAGCCATCTTCAAGTCTGCCGCCCGCGCCTTGCGCATGGCCGTCGAGGCAGATCCGCGGCAGCCCGGAATCCCCAGTACGAAAGGTTCGCTTCTGGGGTAG
- a CDS encoding carboxy terminal-processing peptidase has translation MSLVGRKHLSKHDLDDEISQRGLEQFLKKLDGMKLYFYQSDIDEFNKRRNELDDMLRSNDVSFAYTVYNTLLKRIDEKVALVNELLTEDFDFSVDETLVTDPAKLTYAKTPAEAKDRWRKRLKYDLLVLKGDTSLKGEDPKARLKRRYASFARRMHQIDSEDLLEMYLTSITTSYDPHTTFMSKNTLDNFRIQMGLNLDGIGAQLQEIDGATVLNKLIPGGAAEKSGLLKVEDKIVSVGQGETGEMVDVVDMRLNDVVDKIRGKAGTVVRLGVVPSGGGEMKIVKIVRAKIELKDSEARGVIFEEGKKQDGSPFKVGVIDLPSFYMDMEGARANPNDFKSSTRDVKKLLDDFTAKGVDVVMLDLRRNGGGSLTEAINLTGLFIDVGPVVQVKDPNGRVQQYDDQEPGMSWKGPLVVLTSKFSASASEILAGAIQDYHRGLIIGDSTTHGKGTVQSLLDLGEEMFPVGNPPNMGALKLTMQQFYRPNGESTQRRGVLADVMLPSITDHMDVSEGDLDHAMAFDKIPTSKFGSYDQVTPALINRLKEASAARRENSEDFKKLLRNIDKYVDQKTKKEIPLNEAKFLARRAELDSEKEEEKTFEQQANSSDQVVDKDFYFNECIGITLDYLRSLGKDKVAARQ, from the coding sequence ATGAGCCTCGTAGGGCGGAAGCACCTTTCGAAGCACGACCTCGATGACGAGATTTCCCAACGCGGGCTGGAGCAATTCCTGAAAAAGCTCGACGGAATGAAGTTGTATTTTTACCAGTCCGACATCGATGAATTCAACAAGCGTAGGAACGAACTGGACGATATGCTCCGTTCGAACGACGTCTCCTTTGCCTACACTGTTTACAACACACTGCTGAAGCGAATCGACGAAAAGGTCGCCCTGGTCAACGAATTGTTGACAGAAGATTTCGATTTTTCGGTCGACGAAACACTGGTAACCGATCCAGCCAAACTGACTTATGCCAAAACGCCCGCCGAAGCGAAGGATCGCTGGCGCAAGCGGCTGAAGTACGACCTGCTCGTACTCAAGGGAGACACTTCGCTGAAGGGAGAAGATCCCAAGGCGCGGCTGAAGCGCCGATACGCCAGTTTCGCCCGCCGCATGCACCAGATCGATAGCGAAGACTTGCTGGAAATGTATCTGACCAGCATCACCACGTCTTACGATCCGCACACGACCTTCATGTCGAAAAACACGCTCGACAATTTCCGCATTCAGATGGGTCTGAATCTCGACGGCATCGGTGCACAACTCCAAGAAATTGACGGTGCCACGGTACTCAACAAGCTGATTCCCGGTGGTGCTGCGGAAAAGTCCGGCCTGCTGAAGGTAGAGGACAAGATCGTCAGTGTAGGACAAGGCGAAACGGGTGAAATGGTCGATGTTGTCGACATGCGCCTGAATGACGTTGTCGACAAGATTCGCGGCAAAGCGGGCACGGTCGTTCGTCTCGGCGTTGTTCCTTCGGGCGGCGGCGAGATGAAGATCGTAAAAATCGTCCGGGCCAAGATTGAACTGAAAGACAGCGAAGCCCGCGGCGTGATCTTTGAAGAAGGAAAGAAACAAGACGGTTCGCCGTTCAAGGTGGGCGTCATTGATCTCCCCAGCTTCTACATGGACATGGAAGGTGCTCGGGCCAACCCGAACGACTTCAAGAGTTCCACCCGTGACGTCAAGAAACTGCTCGACGATTTCACTGCCAAGGGTGTCGATGTGGTGATGCTAGACCTCCGTCGCAATGGCGGCGGCAGCTTGACCGAAGCGATCAACCTGACGGGTCTGTTCATCGACGTTGGTCCAGTGGTCCAAGTGAAAGATCCGAACGGTCGCGTCCAACAATACGACGATCAGGAACCAGGTATGTCGTGGAAGGGCCCACTGGTGGTCCTCACGAGCAAGTTTAGCGCGAGTGCCAGTGAGATTCTCGCCGGCGCCATTCAAGATTATCACCGCGGTCTGATCATTGGCGATAGCACAACTCACGGTAAGGGAACCGTGCAAAGCCTGCTTGACCTCGGCGAAGAGATGTTTCCGGTTGGCAATCCTCCGAATATGGGTGCTCTCAAGCTCACCATGCAGCAGTTTTATCGCCCCAATGGCGAAAGCACACAGCGCCGCGGCGTGCTCGCCGATGTGATGCTTCCATCGATCACCGATCACATGGACGTCAGCGAAGGTGACCTCGATCATGCGATGGCTTTTGACAAGATCCCCACTTCGAAGTTCGGTAGCTACGACCAGGTAACCCCGGCCCTGATCAACCGGCTGAAAGAAGCCTCGGCCGCCCGCCGCGAGAATTCGGAAGATTTTAAGAAGCTGTTGCGAAACATCGACAAGTACGTCGATCAGAAGACCAAAAAGGAAATTCCGCTGAATGAAGCCAAGTTCCTGGCCCGACGGGCGGAACTCGATTCGGAGAAGGAAGAGGAAAAAACGTTCGAACAACAGGCCAACAGCAGTGACCAGGTTGTCGACAAAGACTTTTACTTCAACGAGTGCATTGGTATTACTCTCGATTACCTGCGGTCCCTCGGCAAGGACAAGGTTGCTGCCCGTCAGTAG
- a CDS encoding four helix bundle protein — translation MDTGESKLVDRTKQFALRVIYLVQSLPSSATSRVTGNQLLRSGTSVGANYRSARRARSRAEFCAKLGIVEEELDESLYWIELLVESKIMTQKRVDDLIHEGDEILRMIVASIVTVRKRKD, via the coding sequence GTGGATACGGGGGAAAGTAAGCTCGTTGATCGGACCAAGCAGTTTGCATTGCGGGTAATCTACCTAGTGCAGAGCTTGCCTAGCAGTGCAACGAGTCGCGTGACTGGGAATCAATTACTGCGATCCGGAACGTCGGTTGGTGCTAATTACCGCAGTGCTCGTCGCGCAAGAAGCCGAGCTGAGTTTTGCGCGAAACTGGGCATTGTTGAAGAGGAACTCGACGAAAGCCTGTACTGGATTGAGTTGCTCGTAGAGAGCAAAATCATGACTCAAAAGCGAGTCGACGATCTCATTCACGAGGGCGACGAAATCTTGCGAATGATCGTCGCCTCGATCGTCACTGTCAGGAAACGCAAAGACTAG
- the hisC gene encoding histidinol-phosphate transaminase: protein MSFFRPEILAMDGYTPGEQPQAGKFIKLNTNENPYPPPPGIRRAIEEVLDKGLQRYPDPMANAFRTRAAELYKLPSKDWVLCGNGSDDILTICTRAFVGQGELLRLPYPSYILYKSLAQIQGAQSQEVKFNADWSLPASFGDPAAALKLVFLPNPNSPTGTMISREAILELAERLPCPLIVDEAYADFAEFNCIDLVQQNEKIMVSRTLSKAYGLAGLRFGFLLAQPQMVEQLIKVKDSYNCDAFAIGAATAAIHDEAWQADNRRKIIATRAKLVAGLEQLGFTVIPSQANFVWCNHQKHEARPLYEQLKAQKVLIRYMNYAGWRDGLRISVGTDEQTDVLLALIGSLL from the coding sequence ATGTCTTTTTTCCGCCCTGAAATTCTCGCAATGGATGGCTACACGCCCGGCGAACAGCCGCAGGCGGGGAAGTTCATCAAGCTCAACACAAACGAGAACCCCTATCCACCGCCGCCGGGAATCCGCCGCGCGATTGAGGAAGTTCTCGATAAAGGACTGCAACGCTATCCCGACCCGATGGCCAACGCGTTTCGAACGCGGGCTGCGGAACTGTACAAGTTGCCGAGCAAAGATTGGGTGCTGTGCGGCAACGGCAGCGACGACATTCTCACGATTTGTACGCGAGCCTTCGTCGGACAAGGTGAATTGCTGCGGCTGCCGTACCCCAGCTACATCTTGTACAAGTCGCTGGCTCAGATTCAGGGCGCGCAGTCGCAAGAAGTGAAGTTCAACGCCGACTGGTCACTACCCGCTTCATTTGGCGACCCGGCAGCCGCCCTGAAGTTAGTATTTCTGCCAAATCCCAACAGCCCGACGGGAACCATGATCTCGCGCGAGGCGATTCTCGAACTGGCCGAACGCTTGCCCTGCCCGCTGATTGTCGACGAAGCCTATGCCGACTTTGCGGAGTTTAACTGCATCGATCTTGTGCAGCAAAACGAAAAGATCATGGTCTCGCGTACGCTCAGCAAGGCCTATGGCCTGGCGGGGCTGCGCTTCGGCTTCTTGCTCGCCCAACCTCAGATGGTCGAGCAATTGATCAAGGTGAAGGATTCTTACAATTGCGACGCCTTTGCGATCGGCGCTGCGACAGCGGCAATTCACGACGAAGCGTGGCAGGCCGATAATCGCCGCAAGATCATTGCGACCCGCGCGAAGCTCGTGGCCGGATTGGAACAACTCGGTTTTACGGTCATTCCGTCGCAAGCCAACTTCGTGTGGTGCAACCATCAGAAGCATGAGGCCCGGCCTTTGTACGAACAACTCAAAGCCCAGAAGGTGCTGATTCGATACATGAATTATGCAGGCTGGCGCGACGGCCTGCGGATCAGCGTCGGCACCGACGAACAAACCGACGTTCTCCTCGCCTTGATCGGCTCGCTCCTGTAA
- a CDS encoding L-threonylcarbamoyladenylate synthase, with the protein MELPSPATTIADSLRPQIEQAAAFLRAGKLVAFPTETVYGLGANAENDAAVRLIFTAKGRPADHPVIVHLAHAQQIEDWAVDIPATAWQLAAAFWPGPLTLILSRSPRVLDVVTGGQNTVGLRVPSHPVAHELLKLFGGGIAAPSANRFGRLSPTLAAHVRQELGDSVELILDGGASEVGLESTIVDLTGPEPVLLRPGAITAEQIAAVLNQPLGDAAANETRTSGRLQSHYAPRAKVIVVEPLALPATIRAAEAAKERVAVVCDEAYVRPANLNRAHWFKLPADPVTRAQRLYIALRAADDAGYPTLIVVHERDAENRDAAIWDRLQKAAAPRT; encoded by the coding sequence GTGGAATTACCTTCGCCCGCTACCACAATTGCCGATTCTTTGCGCCCTCAGATTGAGCAAGCTGCTGCCTTCCTCCGGGCCGGTAAGCTCGTTGCGTTTCCGACTGAGACTGTTTACGGCTTGGGAGCGAATGCTGAAAATGATGCGGCCGTTCGACTGATTTTCACCGCCAAAGGGCGCCCAGCCGATCACCCAGTTATTGTCCATCTGGCCCATGCCCAGCAGATTGAAGATTGGGCAGTCGACATCCCCGCGACGGCTTGGCAATTGGCAGCCGCATTCTGGCCGGGACCGCTGACGCTCATCTTATCCAGGAGTCCGCGAGTTCTCGATGTCGTGACTGGTGGACAAAATACCGTTGGCCTACGTGTTCCCAGCCATCCGGTTGCCCATGAATTGCTGAAACTGTTCGGGGGCGGTATCGCAGCCCCTTCAGCCAACCGATTCGGTCGCCTTAGTCCCACCCTGGCCGCTCACGTACGACAAGAATTGGGCGATTCGGTCGAGTTGATCCTCGACGGGGGAGCGTCGGAAGTGGGGCTGGAATCGACCATTGTCGATCTGACTGGTCCTGAACCGGTATTGCTTCGGCCTGGTGCAATCACCGCCGAGCAAATCGCGGCTGTGCTGAATCAGCCGCTCGGTGATGCCGCAGCGAACGAAACGCGAACATCCGGTCGGTTGCAAAGCCATTACGCGCCGCGGGCAAAAGTGATCGTGGTCGAACCGCTAGCATTACCGGCCACCATCCGTGCTGCTGAGGCAGCGAAAGAGCGAGTAGCTGTCGTCTGCGACGAAGCGTATGTCCGCCCTGCCAACCTCAACCGGGCTCACTGGTTCAAATTGCCGGCGGATCCAGTTACCCGAGCGCAGCGACTATACATCGCCCTCCGTGCTGCCGACGATGCTGGCTACCCAACACTGATCGTCGTTCACGAACGCGATGCCGAAAATCGGGACGCTGCCATCTGGGATCGCTTGCAAAAAGCGGCTGCTCCACGCACTTGA